In Alteracholeplasma palmae J233, a single genomic region encodes these proteins:
- the asnS gene encoding asparagine--tRNA ligase: METTVRKIYKETNTFENKEIVLHGWVRNHRAQKEFGFINLNDGTFFENIQVVYEEQTTENYKNIQKIRIGSSVEVVGTLLLTPNAKQPFEVKATKVILLGDSEEDYPIQPKRHTREFLREVAHLRFRTNLFSAVFRVRSLAAAAIHEFFQNKDFVYAHTPLLTANDGEGAGQMFQVTTLNLDKLPKDEDGNIDYKKDFFGKRANLTVTGQLEGEAFAMAFRNIYTFGPTFRAENSNTQRHASEFWMIEPEMAFANLEVNMDIAEEMVKFIINYVTTKAKEEMVFFDKFVEPGLLERLNLVKDASFVRITHKEAIDILINSKVKFENMPKHGEDLATEHEKFLTEKHFNGPVFVTDWPKEIKAFYMKLNEDNKTVAAMDLLVPGSGELIGGSQREENLELLVKRMEELHVPTKDLDWYLDLRRYGGCVHSGFGLGFERLLMYLTGVENIRDVIAFPRTPNNLEF, encoded by the coding sequence ATGGAAACAACAGTTAGAAAAATTTATAAAGAAACCAATACTTTTGAAAATAAAGAAATTGTTTTACATGGATGGGTAAGAAATCATCGTGCTCAAAAAGAATTCGGATTTATCAACTTAAATGATGGAACATTTTTTGAAAATATTCAAGTTGTTTATGAAGAACAAACAACAGAAAACTATAAAAACATTCAAAAAATAAGAATAGGATCATCAGTAGAAGTTGTAGGAACACTACTTTTAACGCCTAATGCTAAACAACCATTTGAAGTGAAAGCAACTAAAGTTATTTTATTAGGAGATTCAGAAGAAGATTATCCAATTCAACCTAAAAGACACACAAGAGAATTTTTAAGAGAAGTAGCACACTTAAGATTTAGAACTAATCTATTTAGTGCAGTCTTTAGAGTAAGAAGTTTAGCAGCAGCAGCTATTCATGAATTCTTCCAAAATAAAGACTTCGTCTATGCTCATACACCTCTTTTAACAGCAAACGATGGTGAAGGAGCTGGACAAATGTTCCAAGTAACAACCTTAAACTTAGATAAATTACCAAAAGATGAAGATGGAAATATTGATTATAAAAAAGATTTCTTTGGAAAAAGAGCTAACTTAACTGTTACAGGACAATTAGAAGGTGAAGCTTTTGCGATGGCCTTTAGAAATATCTATACATTCGGACCAACTTTTAGAGCAGAAAATTCAAATACACAAAGACACGCATCAGAATTTTGGATGATAGAACCAGAAATGGCTTTTGCTAATCTAGAAGTTAATATGGACATAGCAGAAGAAATGGTTAAATTTATTATTAACTATGTAACAACAAAAGCAAAAGAAGAAATGGTATTCTTTGATAAATTTGTTGAACCAGGTTTATTAGAAAGACTTAACTTAGTTAAAGACGCATCCTTTGTACGTATCACTCATAAAGAAGCAATTGATATTTTAATTAACAGTAAAGTTAAATTTGAAAACATGCCAAAACATGGTGAAGATTTAGCAACTGAACATGAGAAGTTCTTAACAGAAAAACACTTTAATGGACCAGTTTTCGTAACTGATTGGCCAAAAGAAATCAAAGCCTTTTATATGAAATTAAATGAAGATAATAAGACGGTTGCTGCTATGGATTTATTAGTTCCAGGAAGTGGTGAATTAATAGGTGGATCTCAAAGAGAAGAAAACCTAGAATTACTAGTTAAAAGAATGGAAGAATTACATGTCCCAACAAAAGATCTAGACTGGTATTTAGACTTAAGAAGATACGGTGGATGTGTTCATTCAGGATTTGGTTTAGGATTTGAAAGATTATTAATGTATTTAACAGGTGTTGAAAATATTAGAGATGTAATAGCATTCCCTAGAACGCCAAATAATTTAGAATTTTAA
- a CDS encoding TIGR00266 family protein, which produces MKYKIEGGQLPVVTIELEPGETIITEAGGMSWMTSNIELETKGGGVSKVLGRMFSGESLFLNYYTAKKQDGSISLSSSLPGSIIPIQITKEKPFIMQKGAFLGAESSVELSIHFRKKFGTGFFGGEGFIMQKLTGEGTAFLEIDGSCIEKELEPGEKLVVSTGYVAAMDSTVSMELVSVGGIKNSLLGGEGFFNTVLTGPGKVYLQTMPAFRLTNLFVK; this is translated from the coding sequence ATGAAATATAAAATAGAAGGCGGCCAACTACCAGTTGTCACTATAGAGTTAGAACCAGGCGAAACAATTATCACAGAAGCTGGTGGTATGTCATGGATGACAAGTAATATCGAACTTGAAACTAAAGGTGGCGGAGTTTCAAAAGTTTTAGGTAGAATGTTTAGTGGAGAAAGTTTATTTTTAAATTATTATACAGCTAAAAAACAAGATGGAAGTATCTCTCTTTCAAGTAGTTTACCAGGCTCAATTATTCCAATCCAGATAACAAAAGAAAAACCATTTATTATGCAAAAAGGAGCCTTTTTAGGGGCTGAATCAAGTGTAGAATTATCTATTCATTTTAGAAAAAAATTTGGAACAGGATTTTTTGGCGGTGAAGGATTTATTATGCAAAAGCTTACTGGAGAGGGAACTGCCTTTTTAGAAATAGATGGTTCATGTATAGAAAAAGAACTAGAACCAGGAGAAAAACTAGTAGTAAGCACTGGTTATGTAGCAGCAATGGACTCAACTGTTTCTATGGAGTTAGTATCTGTTGGGGGTATTAAAAACAGTTTATTAGGTGGTGAAGGGTTCTTTAATACAGTATTAACAGGACCTGGAAAAGTATATCTTCAAACAATGCCAGCATTTAGATTGACTAATTTATTTGTAAAATAA
- a CDS encoding DNA recombination protein RmuC, giving the protein MEYIIIALLGILIVLVIVSLFKISKNKNTNGNDQIYDFKQEQQATLYKTTSEIQTQSFKLKEELNKLFSDSTLKNTKELVDFKDKLFTSIDKNIDSINTKVEQRLTKGFESTQDIFTKVIEQLTVINTTQKKIEALSNDVISLNDLLSDKKIRGIFGETQLYHLLENVFGNNEELFIKQKKLSNKLIVDAVLVMPEDQGDIPIDSKFPLENYKRMMDKSLLETDRAQANRQFKIDVKKHIDDISKKYIIVGETSKYALMFIPSEAIFLEINANFEELILYAQKQNVWLTSPSTLIYMLTTLQIATKDLKRSKHIEKVIKEIEKLGEEFKRLDTRWNDVKRVNETLNNKVKDMDITTNKIIDKFEKTYGVSFDEEKEEEKNEI; this is encoded by the coding sequence ATGGAATATATCATTATAGCATTATTAGGTATTTTAATTGTTCTTGTGATAGTAAGTCTTTTTAAAATAAGTAAGAACAAAAATACGAATGGAAATGATCAAATCTATGACTTTAAGCAGGAACAACAAGCAACTTTATATAAGACAACAAGTGAAATTCAAACGCAAAGTTTTAAATTAAAAGAAGAACTCAATAAACTATTTTCTGATTCTACACTTAAAAACACTAAAGAATTAGTAGATTTTAAAGATAAACTATTTACCTCAATTGATAAAAACATTGATTCGATTAATACTAAAGTAGAACAAAGATTAACCAAAGGATTTGAAAGTACTCAAGATATCTTTACTAAAGTGATTGAACAATTAACAGTTATTAATACAACACAAAAGAAGATTGAAGCTTTATCAAATGATGTTATCTCATTAAATGATTTATTATCAGATAAAAAAATAAGAGGGATATTTGGAGAAACCCAACTTTATCATTTACTAGAAAATGTTTTTGGTAATAATGAAGAGTTGTTTATTAAACAAAAGAAACTGTCTAATAAACTTATTGTAGATGCTGTATTAGTGATGCCAGAAGACCAAGGAGATATTCCAATAGACTCTAAGTTTCCTCTTGAAAACTATAAGAGAATGATGGATAAGAGCCTTTTAGAAACAGATAGAGCACAAGCTAACAGACAGTTTAAAATAGATGTTAAAAAACATATAGATGATATTTCAAAAAAGTATATTATTGTTGGAGAAACAAGTAAATATGCACTCATGTTTATTCCTTCAGAAGCAATATTCTTGGAAATAAACGCTAACTTTGAAGAACTAATCTTATATGCTCAAAAACAAAATGTATGGTTGACATCACCGTCTACCTTAATCTATATGTTAACAACCCTACAAATAGCAACCAAAGACTTAAAAAGAAGTAAGCATATTGAAAAAGTCATTAAAGAAATCGAAAAATTAGGAGAAGAATTTAAACGACTAGATACTAGATGGAATGATGTTAAAAGAGTAAATGAAACTTTAAATAATAAAGTAAAAGATATGGATATAACAACAAATAAAATTATTGATAAATTTGAAAAGACATATGGTGTGTCTTTTGATGAAGAAAAAGAGGAAGAAAAAAATGAAATATAA
- the jag gene encoding RNA-binding cell elongation regulator Jag/EloR, producing the protein MFKKIEFEAKTLSDAHKKATEALRVSVDKIKLTVLKEKKGILGIGASTLYLAEVDIDLATEGKKYLDDILSALEIETKMEMRSLNGNEFYYRIESEHNALLIGKEGKTLLSLQTILRSYLSTYTESPIRVTLDIGNYNENRKKQLEILATKTAKRVIQTKKEVVLEPMSSFDRRVVHSKLSDWRDVETESRGEGENRRLVIKLKK; encoded by the coding sequence ATGTTTAAAAAAATAGAATTTGAGGCTAAAACTTTATCAGATGCTCATAAAAAAGCTACTGAAGCTCTAAGAGTTTCTGTAGATAAAATCAAACTAACTGTCTTAAAAGAAAAAAAAGGCATCTTAGGTATAGGAGCAAGCACCTTATATTTAGCAGAAGTTGATATTGATTTAGCTACTGAAGGAAAAAAATATCTAGATGATATTTTAAGTGCATTAGAAATAGAAACTAAAATGGAAATGAGATCTTTAAATGGCAATGAATTCTATTACCGTATTGAAAGTGAACATAACGCACTTTTAATTGGTAAAGAAGGGAAAACCTTACTTTCATTACAAACTATTCTAAGATCATATTTAAGTACATACACAGAAAGTCCTATTAGAGTTACTTTAGATATTGGTAATTATAATGAAAACAGAAAAAAACAACTAGAAATTTTAGCTACTAAAACAGCTAAAAGAGTTATTCAAACTAAAAAAGAAGTTGTTCTAGAACCAATGAGTTCATTTGACAGAAGAGTCGTTCATTCAAAATTAAGTGATTGGCGAGATGTTGAAACTGAATCTAGAGGCGAAGGCGAAAACCGACGCTTAGTTATTAAATTAAAAAAATAA